A part of Populus alba chromosome 8, ASM523922v2, whole genome shotgun sequence genomic DNA contains:
- the LOC118032847 gene encoding putative E3 ubiquitin-protein ligase LIN-1 yields MSKSSVSCLAKSHDHERPDLESIRGIVDSINEYMIGFLENVESWNSLKSQCTSMLNTIQNQKFFEFSEHSVLSNLYWGIESIEAAIQAKCPEEKTDHLRNSERLLQVPALLDEHGVTAGIQNQFLVCFSYFYLSAVKKLQNDEWQVALHYLQAMAVSPRLVRTEFAPEFCRVLFPLSNKSEIEDESSWDFGEDNTDEAIRQIARRYKHWLMYCQIMLHGETSGHCRSRNTSSPDKESQDLSHVMKSSSDLWNSVKQGHCLHSYHKKLMQYEKVHPLDLQGNRIEGKANEPMSNDIQELQYYSNALKQLDQVPKVNIQNANLDKCKSIRRLQEILMEGELDSPTSVSSCDSCDLEEHNSEENTTTTRRGVHDLQAECWDQMLQAPCSTVHSMSTTKILPHAPQHRMREEASEVNIDDLFSERFLSSVSDLDLRVLELGGKRSDIQWNSHLKKSSQKLVQRRATRTKQDPHSRENLNEFCVHYRRDSSAEVIGHIEKVISKLCFSEGLAKFDEDYTGEVMTIYKMLNNKRGVKYTMLKDVMLDQLLTAISTSKEERVIRASVSILTTIISVNKSAVEDIKNKGLRLCDLATALKRNVHEAAILIHMINPSPAEMKTLELLPALVEVVCSSNSYMEKPATPLLTPPAASLMIIEVLVTAFDCATNNTHLAAINSPRVLRELLNVAGNNNLEGYVSLANVIVKCMQFDGQCRESVAQCIPVAPFICLLQGNEKCAKFAALRFFHELLRMPRSPATNLLQQIRKEGGTKIMKVLVYCVRELPTDYQLLAANLLLQLDTVEESSEKGSFKEEAVQVILKSVDSEVSSPTQQLSAFIFANLGGTYAWTGEPYTVAWLVKKAGLTSLCHRNMIRNYDWLDQNLQDGAVDSWSSKIGKHVIDVGKPVFHALEKGLRSKAKRVSRDSLTAIAWIGFEIAKCPTSLRYSACEILLGGMEQFLHPGSELEERLLACLCIYNYASGRGMQKLIHFSEGVRESLRRFSGVTWMADELHRVADYYLPTQSRISCVHTQIVEASDSSSGAITSLIYYKGLLYSGHSDGSIKVWDIKQQSATIIWDLKEHKKAVTCFSLFEAGESLLSGSSDKTIRVWKMVQRKPECTEVIAMEEPIRQLEKYDQMIFVITQGHRMKVYDSSRTARDICKAKKVKSMRVVQGKIYIGCKDSSIQELTIATKREQEIKAPTKSWMMQKKPVNAIVVYRDWLYSASSVIEGSKVKEWRTHHKPRLSIAADKGRNVLLMGVVEDFIYLNSSSSTSTLQIWLRGMQQKVGRISAGSKITSLLTANDMVLCGTEKGLIKGWIPL; encoded by the exons ATGTCTAAGAGTTCTGTTTCTTGTTTAGCCAAATCCCATGATCATGAGAGACCAGATCTTGAATCCATAAGGGGAATTGTAGATTCGATCAATGAATACATGATTGGATTCTTGGAAAATGTTGAATCTTGGAATTCCTTGAAATCACAGTGTACTTCAATGCTAAATACAATTCAAAACCAGAAGTTCTTTGAATTCTCTGAGCACTCTGTCCTCTCAAATCTTTACTGGGGAATTGAAAGCATTGAAGCTGCAATACAAGCAAAATGCCCAGAAGAGAAAACTGATCATCTCAGGAACTCAGAAAGGTTGCTTCAGGTTCCAGCATTGCTTGATGAGCATGGGGTCACAGCAGGAATTCAAAACCAGTTCTTAGTTTGCTTTTCATACTTCTACCTCTCAGCCGTTAAAAAGCTACAAAATGATGAGTGGCAGGTTGCGCTGCATTATTTACAGGCAATGGCGGTCTCCCCTAGACTTGTTCGAACAGAATTCGCACCGGAGTTTTGTCGAGTTCTTTTTCCTCTAAGCAACAAATCTGAGATAGAGGATGAATCTTCCTGGGATTTTGGTGAGGACAATACTGATGAAGCAATCAGACAAATTGCGAGGAGGTACAAACACTGGTTAATGTATTGTCAGATCATGTTGCATGGAGAGACTTCTGGGCACTGCAGAAGCAGAAATACTTCTTCCCCTGATAAAGAATCACAAGATTTATC GCATGTGATGAAGAGCAGCAGTGATCTTTGGAATTCAGTTAAGCAAGGACACTGCTTGCATAGTTATCATAAG AAATTAATGCAGTATGAGAAGGTGCATCCGCTTGATCTTCAAGGAAATAGAATTGAAGGCAAAGCGAATGAACCTATGTCAAACGACATCCAAGAACTTCAGTATTATAGCAATGCTCTGAAACAATTGGATCAAGTTCCAAAGGTCAACATTCAGAATGCAAACCTTGATAAGTGTAAAAGCATCAGACGCCTTCAGGAAATACTGATGGAAGGCGAATTGGACTCGCCAACTTCAGTAAGTTCATGCGACAGTTGTGATTTGGAAGAACATAATTCAGAG GAAAATACTACTACTACAAGAAGAGGCGTTCATGATCTGCAAGCAGAATGTTGGGATCA GATGCTGCAGGCTCCTTGTTCCACAGTGCATTCAATGTCCACAACAAAGATTTTGCCACATGCTCCTCAGCACCGAATGCGGGAAGAAGCCAGTGAAGTAAATATAGATGACTTGTTTTCTGAAAGATTCTTAAGTTCTGTCAGCGATTTAGATTTACGTGTCTTGGAACTCGGAGGTAAAAGATCAGACATCCAGTGGAATTCCCATCTGAAAAAGTCTTCTCAGAAGCTAGTTCAACGCAGAGCTACAAGGACAAAACAGGACCCACATAGCCGGGAAAACTTAAATGAATTCTGTGTGCATTACAGAAGAGACTCCAGTGCTGAGGTGATAGGACATATTGAGAAAgtaatttcaaaactatgtttCTCAGAAGGTTTAGCAAAGTTTGATGAAGATTATACTGGAGAAGTGATGACCATTTACAAAATGCTGAACAATAAAAGAGGAGTGAAGTACACTATGTTGAAAGATGTAATGCTGGATCAACTCCTGACAGCTATTTCAACTTCCAAAGAGGAAAGAGTTATAAGGGCATCGGTTTCTATACTTACAACTATCATATCGGTAAACAAGTCTGCTGTAGAGGACATCAAGAATAAAGGCCTGAGGCTGTGTGATCTGGCAACTGCTTTGAAGCGAAATGTGCATGAGGCCGCTATTCTTATTCATATGATAAATCCATCTCCAGCAGAAATGAAGACATTAGAACTCTTGCCAGCTTTGGTTGAGGTCGTGTGCTCTTCAAACAGTTACATGGAGAAACCAGCGACACCTCTTCTGACACCTCCTGCAGCATCGTTGATGATTATTGAAGTCTTGGTCACTGCATTTGACTGTGCAACTAACAACACGCACTTGGCTGCAATCAATTCTCCTCGTGTTCTTCGGGAACTCCTCAACGTCGCTGGAAATAACAATCTGGAAGGATATGTCTCCTTGGCCAATGTTATAGTAAAATGCATGCAGTTTGATGGGCAATGCAGAGAATCAGTAGCACAATGTATTCCAGTGGCTCCATTTATATGTCTACTCCAAGGTAATGAGAAGTGTGCCAAGTTCGCAGCACTTCGGTTTTTCCATGAACTGCTTCGCATGCCAAG aTCACCAGCTACGAACTTATTGCAGCAGATAAGAAAAGAAGGAGGCACCAAAATTATGAAAGTATTGGTTTATTGCGTCCGAGAACTTCCAACAGATTACCAACTCTTGGCAGCAAATTTACTGCTTCAACTAGACACAGTG GAAGAATCATCTGAGAAAGGTTCATTCAAAGAAGAGGCTGTACAGGTCATCCTCAAGTCAGTGGATTCTGAAGTAAGCTCTCCTACACAACAGTTATCTGCATTCATTTTTGCAAACCTTGGAGGAACTTATGCCTGGACAGGGGAGCCATACACTGTGGCATGGCTAGTAAAAAAGGCAGGCTTGACCTCCTTGTGTCACCGAAATATGATTAGAAACTATGACTGGTTGGATCAAAACCTGCAG GATGGTGCGGTTGACTCATGGAGCAGCAAGATTGGAAAGCATGTGATTGACGTAGGAAAACCCGTCTTCCATGCTTTAGAGAAAGGTCTAAGGAGTAAGGCAAAGAGGGTTTCTCGGGACTCTCTCACCGCAATTGCATGGATTGGATTTGAAATTGCAAAGTGTCCAACCAGCCTAAGATATTCTGCGTGTGAGATCTTGCTTGGTGGAATGGAGCAATTTCTGCACCCTGGATCGGAGCTTGAAGAAAGACTTCTGGCATGTTTGTGCATCTATAACTATGCTTCCGGAAGAG GGATGCAGAAACTAATTCATTTCTCCGAAGGAGTACGGGAATCGCTGAGACGTTTCTCAGGAGTAACCTGGATGGCAGATGAACTGCATAGAGTAGCTGACTATTATTTGCCCACCCAATCG CGTATTTCTTGCGTTCACACACAAATTGTGGAGGCAAGTGATAGCAGCAGCGGAGCCATAACTTCCCTCATCTACTACAAGGGACTGCTTTATAGTGGACATTCAGATGGTTCGATCAAG GTTTGGGACATCAAACAGCAGTCAGCCACAATTATATGGGACTTGAAAGAGCATAAAAAAGCAGTGACATGTTTTTCACTCTTTGAAGCAGGGGAGAGCCTTCTGAGTGGATCTTCTGACAAAACCATTAGG GTTTGGAAAATGGTACAAAGGAAACCGGAGTGCACTGAAGTCATAGCTATGGAGGAACCGATTCGACAGTTGGAAAAATATGACcaaatgatttttgttatcaCCCAAGGCCACAGAATGAAG GTCTATGATTCATCAAGAACAGCCAGAGACATCTGTAAGGCTAAGAAGGTGAAGAGCATGAGAGTGGTCCAGGGAAAGATTTACATAGGCTGCAAAGATTCAAGCATACAG GAATTAACCATAGCAACTAAGAGGGAGCAGGAGATCAAGGCACCAACAAAGAGTTGGATGATGCAAAAGAAACCCGTCAATGCAATTGTTGTCTACAGAGATTGGCTTTATAGTGCAAGTTCAGTCATCGAGGGTTCAAAAGTTAAG GAATGGAGAACACATCATAAGCCCCGTTTATCTATAGCAGCAGACAAGGGCAGGAATGTGTTACTAATGGGAGTAGTGGAAGACTTCATCTACTTAAATTCCTCCTCGTCAACCAGCACCCTTCAG ATTTGGTTAAGAGGGATGCAACAGAAAGTGGGCAGGATTTCTGCAGGCAGCAAAATAACGAGCCTTCTTACTGCCAATGACATGGTTCTATGCGGTACTGAGAAAGGACTGATTAAG GGCTGGATACCACTCTAG